From Abditibacteriota bacterium:
CCCAACAACCTGATGCCCTATATCAGCAAGGTGGCCGTGGGCGAGCTTGCCCGCCTCAACGTATTCGGCAACGACTACCGGACCCATGACGGCACCGGCGTCCGGGACTATATACACGTGATGGACCTGGCAGAGGGGCATCTCCGCGCCCTGGAGCATATATCCGGCAAGAGCGGCGTGCATATATACAACCTGGGCACGGGCAACGGCTACTCGGTGCTGGATATGGTAAAGGCCTTCGAAAAGGCTACCGGGCAAAGGGTGCCCTACGTCATCGCTCCCAGACGGCCCGGGGACGTGGACGCCTGCTATGCCGACCCCTCCAAGGCAGAGAGAGAGCTGGGCTTCAGGGCCCGTTATACGATCGAGGATATGTGCCGGGACACCTGGCGCTGGCAGTCTGCCAATCCCATGGGTTATAAAACGGAGAAAAAATGATGGACAAACAGATGGAAGAAGTCCTGGGGGCCTGGGGGCTGGCAGAGATATGCACACAGTGTTATCCCTTTGGCAACGGACATATCAACGACACCTACTGCGTGGAATGCGTCACGGACAAATACGTGCTGCAGCGCATCAACCACCTGGTGTTTACCCGGCCGGATCAGGTGATGGAC
This genomic window contains:
- a CDS encoding GDP-mannose 4,6-dehydratase, translating into PNNLMPYISKVAVGELARLNVFGNDYRTHDGTGVRDYIHVMDLAEGHLRALEHISGKSGVHIYNLGTGNGYSVLDMVKAFEKATGQRVPYVIAPRRPGDVDACYADPSKAERELGFRARYTIEDMCRDTWRWQSANPMGYKTEKK